The Globicephala melas chromosome 20, mGloMel1.2, whole genome shotgun sequence genome contains a region encoding:
- the TOP3A gene encoding DNA topoisomerase 3-alpha, translated as MIFPVVRRALTWLPRPGSRALTLADMEVALRGVRKILCVAEKNDAAKGIADLLSGGRMRRREGLSRFNKIYEFDYRLRGQNVTMIMTSVSGHLLAHDFQMQFRKWQSCNPLVLFEAEIEKYCPENFLDIKKTLEREARQCQVLVIWTDCDREGENIGFEIIHVCKAVKPSLQVLRARFSEITARAVQAACENLMEPDRRVSDAVDVRQELDLRIGAAFTRFQTLRLQKIFPEVLAEQLISYGSCQFPTLGFVVERFKAIQAFVPETFHRIRVTHDHRDGAVEFSWKRHRLFNHTACLVLYQLCMEDPRATVVEVRSKAKSKWRPQALDTVELEKLASRKLRINAKETMRIAEKLYTQGYISYPRTETNIFPKDLDLTALVEEQTHDPRWGPFAQSILERGGPTPRNGNKSDQAHPPIHPTKYTDSLQGDEQRLYELIVRHFLACCSQDAQGQETTVEIDIAQERFVAHGLVILARNYLDVYPYDRWSEKTLPVYSRGSCFQPSTVEMVDGETSPPQLLSEADLIALMEKHGIGTDATHAEHIETIKARMYVGLTPDKRFLPGHLGMGLVEGYDSMGYEMSKPDLRAELEADLKLICEGKKDKLVVLQQQVQKYKQVFIEAMAKAQRLDEALSQYFGAGVELAQQEAIFPAVPEPVRKCPQCGKDMVLKTRKSGGFYLSCTGFPECRSAVWFPDSVLEASRDGSVCPVCQPHPVYRLKFKFKRGSLPPTMPLEFVGCVGGCDETLREILDLRFSRGPTRAGQPVSQPSGHLQASQPLDRMGSSQHGHPQPPAIRPSNALARTAPLPAAEGEGNSVTCNCGREALLLTVRKEGPNQGRQFYKCSGGGCNFFLWADSGHPEAGGPPSEVPRPPGGSLGRPPGSGKPLGGPGSPGDGGGGARCLCSQPAVTRTVQKDGPNKGRQFHTCAKPREQQCGFFQWVDENVAPGTFGGPPWAGARGGSREPEARSKRAQAGSSDAGSAAKKPRKCSLCHQPGHTRPFCPQNR; from the exons AACGTCACCATGATAATGACTTCAGTCTCGGGACACTTGCTGGCTCATGATTTCCAGATGCAGTTTCGCAAGTG gcAGAGCTGCAATCCTCTTGTCCTCTTTGAAGCAGAAATTGAAAAGTACTGCCCAGAGAATTTTTTAGACATCAAG AAAACTCTGGAGCGAGAGGCTCGGCAGTGCCAGGTGCTGGTGATCTGGACCGACTGCGACAGAGAAGGTGAAAACATCGGGTTTGAGATCATCCACGTGTGCAAGGCTG TGAAGCCCAGCCTGCAGGTGCTGCGAGCCCGTTTCTCCGAGATCACCGCCCGCGCTGTCCAGGCGGCCTGTGAAAACCTGATGGAGCCCGACCGCAGAGTGAGCGACGCCGTGGACGTGAGACAGGAGCTGGACCTGCGGATTG GGGCTGCCTTCACCAGGTTCCAGACCCTGCGGCTGCAGAAGATCTTCCCTGAGGTGTTGGCGGAGCAGCTGATCAGTTATGGCAGCTGCCAGTTCCCCACCCTGGGGTTCGTGGTGGAGAGGTTCAAAGCCATTCAGGCATTTGTGCCAGAAACCTTCCACAGAATCAGAG TGACTCACGACCACAGGGATGGCGCAGTGGAGTTCAGCTGGAAAAGGCATCGGCTTTTCAACCACACGGCTTGTCTCGTCCTCTATCAGCTGTGCATGGAG GATCCCAGGGCGACCGTGGTGGAGGTCAGGTCCAAGGCAAAAAGCAAGTGGAGGCCTCAAGCTTTGGACACTGTG GAGCTTGAGAAGCTGGCTTCTCGAAAGTTGAggataaatgctaaagaaaccaTGAGGATTGCTGAAAAGCTCTACACTCAAGG GTACATCAGCTATCCCCGAACTGAAACAAACATTTTCCCCAAAGACTTAGACCTGACGGCGCTGGTGGAGGAACAGACCCACGATCCACGCTGGGGGCCCTTTGCCCAGAGCATTCTAGAGCGGGGCGGCCCCACTCCACGCAACGGGAACAAGTCTGACCAAGCTCACCCTCCCATCCACCCCACCAAGTACACGGACAGCCTGCAG GGGGACGAGCAGCGACTGTACGAGCTCATCGTCCGCCACTTCCTGGCCTGCTGCTCCCAGGATGCCCAGGGCCAGGAGACCACCGTGGAGATTGACATCGCACAGGAGCGCTTCGTGGCCCACGGCCTCGTAATCCTGGCCCGAAACTATCTGGACGTGTATCCCTACGATCGCTGGAGTGAAAAG ACCCTCCCTGTCTACAGTCGAGGCTCCTGCTTTCAGCCCAGCACCGTGGAGATGGTGGACGGGGAGACCAGTCCACCCCAGCTGCTCAGTGAGGCCGACCTTATCGCCCTCATGGAGAAGCACGGCATCG GTACCGACGCGACGCACGCGGAGCACATCGAGACCATCAAGGCCCGAATGTACGTCGGGCTCACGCCAGACAAGCGCTTTCTCCCCGGGCACCTGGGCATGGGGCTTGTGGAAG GCTATGACTCCATGGGCTACGAGATGTCCAAGCCTGACCTGCGGGCCGAGCTGGAGGCTGACCTGAAGCTCATCTGCGAGGGGAAGAAGGACAAGCTCGTGGTCCTGCAGCAGCAGGTGCAGAAGTACAAGCAGGTCTTCATCGAAGCCATGGCCAAAGCCCAGAG GTTGGACGAGGCCTTGTCGCAGTACtttggggcaggggtggagcTGGCCCAGCAAGAAGCCATCTTCCCAGCTGTGCCAGAGCCCGTCAGGAAGTGCCCACAGTGCGGCAAGGACATGGTCCTCAAGACCAGGAAGAGCGGCGG GTTCTACCTCAGCTGCACGGGGTTCCCGGAATGTCGCTCGGCCGTGTGGTTCCCGGACAGTGTGCTGGAGGCCAGCAGGGACGGGAGCGTGTGTCCAGTGTGTCAGCCACACCCCGTTtacag GTTGAAGTTCAAGTTTAAGCGAGGCAGCCTTCCCCCAACCATGCCACTGGAATTTGTCGGCTGCGTTGGTGGCTGTGACGAGACCCTGAGGGAGATCTTGGACCTCAGGTTTTCACGGGGGCCCACCCGAGCTGGCCAGCCGGTCAGCCAGCCCTCCGGccacctgcaggccagccagCCCCTGGACAGAATGGGCAGCAGCCAGCACGgccacccccagcctcctgccATCAGGCCCTCGAATGCTCTGGCCAGGACTGCGCCCCTGCCCGCCGCCGAGGGCGAAGGCAACTCGGTGACCTGCAACTGTGGCCGGGAGGCCCTGCTGCTCACCGTCCGGAAGGAGGGGCCCAACCAGGGCCGCCAGTTCTACAAGTGCAGCGGCGGCGGCTGCAACTTCTTCCTCTGGGCCGACAGCGGCCACCCAGAAGCAGGGGGGCCTCCCTCCGAGGTGCCCAGACCCCCGGGCGGCTCACTGGGACGCCCGCCGggctcagggaagcccctgggcggGCCCGGAAGCCCCGGCGATGGTGGCGGCGGCGCACGCTGCCTGTGCAGCCAGCCCGCTGTCACGCGCACTGTGCAGAAGGACGGGCCCAACAAGGGGCGCCAGTTCCACACGTGCGCCAAGCCCCGGGAGCAGCAGTGCGGCTTCTTCCAGTGGGTGGACGAGAACGTGGCCCCAG GGACCTTTGGAGGCCCCCCCTGGGCAGGAGCCAGAGGAGGAAGCCGGGAGCCGGAGGCCAGAAGCAAAAGGGCCCAGGCTGGTTCCTCGGACGCCGGGTCCGCGGCCAAGAAACCCCGGAAGTGCAGCCTTTGCCACCAGCCTGGACACACCCGTCCCTTCTGTCCTCAGAACAGATGA
- the MIEF2 gene encoding mitochondrial dynamics protein MID49 isoform X2 — MAEFSQNRGKRRDGEVLGGAVDFLLANARLVLGVGGAAVLGIATLAVKRLIDRATSPRDEDDAKRDSTCLEDSWQELSLLKATPRLQPQPRPAALSQPVPPPAPSPSAPEGPADTDPPTSPQLCSPAPSVCLTFQEKLLAFERDHVTMPAAHVALAKQLAGDIALELQAYLRNKFPELPFGALVPGGPLYDGLQAGLADPVRLLVPLVLEPGLWSLVPGVDTVAQDPRCWAVRRTQLEFHPRGSSPWDRFLVGGYLSPRVLLELLRKALTASVNWPAIGSLLGCLIRPRVASEELLLEVQHECLELPVAVLLSTAGAQAGDLLLAWPLEGLASNLWLQDWYPAEAAQLRALDERDAGTRRRLLLLLCGVCHGHPALGRLGRGPLTQVVLHLGEQEADWAEEALAEHFLQALELLVGSLERASLPCHFSRGVNLLDGLREEDIDDMGCALYWGLQAPEGLL; from the exons ATGGCGGAGTTCTCCCAGAATCGGGGCAAGCGGCGTGACGGCGAGGTGCTGGGCGGTGCTGTGGACTTCCTTCTGGCCAACGCGCGCCTGGTTCTGGGGGTGGGCGGAGCTGCTGTGCTGGGCATTGCCACCCTGGCTGTGAAGCGG CTCATCGACAGGGCCACCAGCCCTCGGGATGAGGATGACGCCAAGCGGGACTCCACGTGCCTGGAGGACAGCTGGCAGGAGCTGAGCCTGCTCAAGGCCACACCACGCCTCCAGCCCCAGCCGCGGCCCGCAGCCCTCAGCCAGCCCGTGCCACCCCCGGCCCCCTCACCCTCAGCCCCAG AGGGGCCCGCAGACACAGATCCCCCGACGTCGCCTCAGCTCTGCTCCCCAGCACCGTCGGTGTGCCTGACGTTCCAGGAGAAGCTGCTGGCGTTCGAGCGGGACCACGTGACCATGCCAGCGGCCCACGTGGCTCTGGCCAAGCAGCTGGCCGGTGACATTGCCCTGGAGCTGCAGGCCTACCTGCGGAACAAGTTCCCAGAACTGCCCTTCGGGGCACTCGTGCCTGGCGGGCCGCTCTACGACGGGCTGCAGGCGGGGCTCGCCGACCCCGTGCGTCTCCTGGTGCCCCTGGTGCTGGAGCCTGGCCTGTGGAGCCTGGTGCCTGGTGTGGACACCGTAGCCCAGGACCCTCGCTGCTGGGCCGTGCGCAGGACTCAGCTGGAGTTCCACCCCCGCGGGAGCAGCCCCTGGGACCGCTTCCTGGTGGGCGGCTACCTCTCCCCCCGGGTCCTGCTGGAGCTGCTCCGCAAGGCCCTGACCGCCTCCGTCAACTGGCCAGCCATCGGCAGCCTCCTCGGGTGCCTGATCCGGCCGCGCGTGGCCTCGGAGGAACTGCTGCTCGAGGTGCAGCACGAGTGTCTGGAGCTCCCCGTGGCTGTGCTCCTGTCCACTGCCGGCGCCCAGGCCGGAGACCTCCTGTTGGCCTGGCCCCTGGAGGGGCTGGCCAGCAACCTCTGGCTGCAGGACTGGTACCCGGCAGAGGCCGCCCAGCTGCGGGCCCTGGATGAGCGCGACGCCGGGACCCGCCGGCGGCTGCTGCTGTTGCTCTGCGGCGTCTGTCATGGCCACCCGGCGCTGGGGCGGCTGGGCCGCGGCCCCCTGACCCAGGTGGTTCTGCACCTGGGCGAGCAGGAAGCGGACTGGGCTGAGGAGGCCCTGGCGGAGCACTTCCTGCAGGCCCTGGAGTTGCTCGTCGGCAGCCTGGAGCGGGCCAGCCTGCCCTGCCACTTCAGCCGTGGTGTGAATCTCCTGGACGGCCTGCGGGAAGAGGACATCGACGACATGGGCTGTGCGCTGTACTGGGGCCTGCAGGCCCCCGAGGGGCTGCTCTAG
- the MIEF2 gene encoding mitochondrial dynamics protein MID49 isoform X1: MPGSSFRASGLLPGDARLGSAPALLGVPARRRPPGTLTMAEFSQNRGKRRDGEVLGGAVDFLLANARLVLGVGGAAVLGIATLAVKRLIDRATSPRDEDDAKRDSTCLEDSWQELSLLKATPRLQPQPRPAALSQPVPPPAPSPSAPEGPADTDPPTSPQLCSPAPSVCLTFQEKLLAFERDHVTMPAAHVALAKQLAGDIALELQAYLRNKFPELPFGALVPGGPLYDGLQAGLADPVRLLVPLVLEPGLWSLVPGVDTVAQDPRCWAVRRTQLEFHPRGSSPWDRFLVGGYLSPRVLLELLRKALTASVNWPAIGSLLGCLIRPRVASEELLLEVQHECLELPVAVLLSTAGAQAGDLLLAWPLEGLASNLWLQDWYPAEAAQLRALDERDAGTRRRLLLLLCGVCHGHPALGRLGRGPLTQVVLHLGEQEADWAEEALAEHFLQALELLVGSLERASLPCHFSRGVNLLDGLREEDIDDMGCALYWGLQAPEGLL, translated from the exons ATGCCCGGGTCCTCGTTCCGAGCCTCGGGCCTCCTTCCGGGAGACGCTCGCTTGGGGTCAGCGCCCGCGCTCCTCGGCGTCCCCGCTCGGAGGCGACCCCCGG GCACGCTGACCATGGCGGAGTTCTCCCAGAATCGGGGCAAGCGGCGTGACGGCGAGGTGCTGGGCGGTGCTGTGGACTTCCTTCTGGCCAACGCGCGCCTGGTTCTGGGGGTGGGCGGAGCTGCTGTGCTGGGCATTGCCACCCTGGCTGTGAAGCGG CTCATCGACAGGGCCACCAGCCCTCGGGATGAGGATGACGCCAAGCGGGACTCCACGTGCCTGGAGGACAGCTGGCAGGAGCTGAGCCTGCTCAAGGCCACACCACGCCTCCAGCCCCAGCCGCGGCCCGCAGCCCTCAGCCAGCCCGTGCCACCCCCGGCCCCCTCACCCTCAGCCCCAG AGGGGCCCGCAGACACAGATCCCCCGACGTCGCCTCAGCTCTGCTCCCCAGCACCGTCGGTGTGCCTGACGTTCCAGGAGAAGCTGCTGGCGTTCGAGCGGGACCACGTGACCATGCCAGCGGCCCACGTGGCTCTGGCCAAGCAGCTGGCCGGTGACATTGCCCTGGAGCTGCAGGCCTACCTGCGGAACAAGTTCCCAGAACTGCCCTTCGGGGCACTCGTGCCTGGCGGGCCGCTCTACGACGGGCTGCAGGCGGGGCTCGCCGACCCCGTGCGTCTCCTGGTGCCCCTGGTGCTGGAGCCTGGCCTGTGGAGCCTGGTGCCTGGTGTGGACACCGTAGCCCAGGACCCTCGCTGCTGGGCCGTGCGCAGGACTCAGCTGGAGTTCCACCCCCGCGGGAGCAGCCCCTGGGACCGCTTCCTGGTGGGCGGCTACCTCTCCCCCCGGGTCCTGCTGGAGCTGCTCCGCAAGGCCCTGACCGCCTCCGTCAACTGGCCAGCCATCGGCAGCCTCCTCGGGTGCCTGATCCGGCCGCGCGTGGCCTCGGAGGAACTGCTGCTCGAGGTGCAGCACGAGTGTCTGGAGCTCCCCGTGGCTGTGCTCCTGTCCACTGCCGGCGCCCAGGCCGGAGACCTCCTGTTGGCCTGGCCCCTGGAGGGGCTGGCCAGCAACCTCTGGCTGCAGGACTGGTACCCGGCAGAGGCCGCCCAGCTGCGGGCCCTGGATGAGCGCGACGCCGGGACCCGCCGGCGGCTGCTGCTGTTGCTCTGCGGCGTCTGTCATGGCCACCCGGCGCTGGGGCGGCTGGGCCGCGGCCCCCTGACCCAGGTGGTTCTGCACCTGGGCGAGCAGGAAGCGGACTGGGCTGAGGAGGCCCTGGCGGAGCACTTCCTGCAGGCCCTGGAGTTGCTCGTCGGCAGCCTGGAGCGGGCCAGCCTGCCCTGCCACTTCAGCCGTGGTGTGAATCTCCTGGACGGCCTGCGGGAAGAGGACATCGACGACATGGGCTGTGCGCTGTACTGGGGCCTGCAGGCCCCCGAGGGGCTGCTCTAG